The window TCTTTGGTGCTAGAAAAAATTAGAAATTTTCTGTCAATTTAAAAGCAAGCCTTGAGCTTGCTTTATTTTTATACTTGAGATAGAAATAAATATCTAATTTAGATTTATAATAGATAAAATTTTTTAACAGGAACTAAGAATGGAACTTTCACAACGATATAAACAAGCAGCCAAGGAGGCGCGCTGGGCATTAGGGTTAGCTATTTTTTATGTAATTGGATGGTGTGTTTGTGCTTATTTACCCAAAGACTCACCTGGGCCGATAGGTTTTCCGTTGTGGTTTGAATTATCCTGTATTTATTTACCTATTTTGTTTGTCGTCATTGGGTATTGGATTGTCAAAATTGTCTTTTTAGATATCCCGCTAGATGTTGAGTCAAAGGAGAATAAATAATGAATTTAGGTATTATTCTCCCATTAGCTATCTATTTAGTCTTCATCTTTGGCGCGGCATTATTTGCTTATGTAAAACGCAGTAAAGGGGATTTTCTTACGGAATATTATGTAGGAAATCGCTCCATGACAGGTTTTGTCCTTGCGATGACCACTGCTTCTACTTATGCCAGTGCCAGCTCTTTTGTTGGTGGACCAGGGGCTGCCTATAAATATGGGCTAGGTTGGGTATTACTCGCCATGATCCAAGTGCCGGCTGTGTGGTTAGCCTTAGGTGCATTGGGCAAAAAGTTTGCCTTACTTTCTCGCGAAACTAATGCGCTCACTATTAATGATTTATTTCTCTATCGTTATAAAAATAAATATTTCGTTTGGATTTCCAGTCTAGCATTGTTGCTTGCCTTTTTTGCCGCCATGGTTGTGCAATTTATTGGTGGAGCAAGATTGCTCGAAACGACGATAGGGATTCCTTATACTCATGCCTTGCTTATTTTTGCCTTAACGGTTGGCATTTATACATTTATTGGTGGTTTCCGAGCGGTCGTATTAACCGATACAATTCAAGGTACGGTAATGATTTTGGGTACAATCGTGCTATTAGTCGGGGTTGTTTACCATCTCGGTGGCGTAGAAAGTGCGGTCAATAAATTAACTGAAATTGATCCGAGTTTAGTGAGTCCTTACGGCCCAAATGAGATGCTGGATTTTCAATTTATGGCATCGTTTTGGATCCTAGTCTGTTTCGGTGTGGTTGGTTTACCACATACAGCCGTGCGTTGCATGGCTTTCAAAGACAGTAAAGCCTTACATCGAGGCATGCTCATTGGTACAATTGTCCTTTCAGTCATTATGTTTGGTATGCATTTGGCGGGCGCTTTAGGTCGTGCTGTTGTGCCAGATTTAACGGTGTCAGATAAAGTCATTCCAACCTTAATGTTGGAAGTGCTCCCACCTATTGTTGCAGGGATTTTCTTAGCGGCGCCGATGTCTGCGATCATGTCCACAGTCGATGCGCAACTTATTCAATCCTCCTCAATTTTTGTGAAAGACTTATATCTTGCAAGCAAACCAGAAGCCGCGAAGAATGAAAAACGAATTAGCCGTATTTCATCAGTCATTACACTGATTTTATCTGCGTTGTTAATTCTCGCTGCACTCAATCCACCAGATATGATTATTTGGTTGAATCTATTTGCTTTCGGGGGATTAGAAGCAGCATTCCTTTGGGTGATTGTATTAGGCATTTATTGGGATAAAGCAAATGCAGCAGGTGCAATAAGCTCAATGGTGGTGGGATTAAGTAGTTATGTGCTACTGACTCAATTTGGTATCAAACTATTTGGTTTTAATGCCATTGTACCTGCACTTGTATTTGGCTTGATTGCTTTCATCTTGGGTAACCAATTCGGCGCAAAAAAACAGTAAAAATGGACCGCACTTTATGATTTACCAGATCCTAGCATTGTTTATTTGGAGTAGTTCCTTTGTTGCCGCTAAATACACCTTTACAATGATGGACACCATTTTGATGATCCAAGCCCGTTTATTAATGGCGGCGATTATTGTGATGCCACTCTTTTTTCGTCGTTGGAAAGGCGTGTCTAAACCGATGCGAAAACAGCTTTGGTGGCTAGGTTTTTTCAATTATACCGCGACCTTTTTGCTGGGATTCATTG is drawn from Haemophilus parainfluenzae and contains these coding sequences:
- a CDS encoding YhdT family protein; the encoded protein is MELSQRYKQAAKEARWALGLAIFYVIGWCVCAYLPKDSPGPIGFPLWFELSCIYLPILFVVIGYWIVKIVFLDIPLDVESKENK
- the panF gene encoding sodium/pantothenate symporter: MNLGIILPLAIYLVFIFGAALFAYVKRSKGDFLTEYYVGNRSMTGFVLAMTTASTYASASSFVGGPGAAYKYGLGWVLLAMIQVPAVWLALGALGKKFALLSRETNALTINDLFLYRYKNKYFVWISSLALLLAFFAAMVVQFIGGARLLETTIGIPYTHALLIFALTVGIYTFIGGFRAVVLTDTIQGTVMILGTIVLLVGVVYHLGGVESAVNKLTEIDPSLVSPYGPNEMLDFQFMASFWILVCFGVVGLPHTAVRCMAFKDSKALHRGMLIGTIVLSVIMFGMHLAGALGRAVVPDLTVSDKVIPTLMLEVLPPIVAGIFLAAPMSAIMSTVDAQLIQSSSIFVKDLYLASKPEAAKNEKRISRISSVITLILSALLILAALNPPDMIIWLNLFAFGGLEAAFLWVIVLGIYWDKANAAGAISSMVVGLSSYVLLTQFGIKLFGFNAIVPALVFGLIAFILGNQFGAKKQ